A single Sporosarcina sp. FSL W8-0480 DNA region contains:
- a CDS encoding phytoene/squalene synthase family protein, producing MMNEAKLQKDAMHILKLTSRTFYIPIKLLNPTLRKTVGSAYLCMRAIDEIEDHEELHPDIKQYLLRSTSKLLQNELFDEAAYRDLLKPYESLLPEVTLRLGDWLTVCPAGIVEKVKESTSIMADGMAKWVEKNFIIKTKEDLDDYTYYVAGLVGVMLSDIWEQFDGTKTDRELAIGYGRGLQAVNMLRNQDEDADRGVNFIPDGWTRKELYEYAEANLKKADEYIESISNKNILLFCKIPLALANRTINAMQSGQEKMNRKEVESTVEAILNEQ from the coding sequence CTGATGAACGAAGCAAAATTGCAAAAAGATGCAATGCATATACTGAAGCTTACAAGCAGAACCTTTTATATACCGATTAAATTGCTGAATCCTACATTGCGCAAGACTGTCGGTTCCGCATACTTATGCATGCGTGCGATTGACGAAATCGAGGATCACGAGGAATTGCATCCCGATATCAAGCAGTATTTACTTCGGTCTACGAGTAAACTTTTGCAGAACGAACTATTTGATGAAGCCGCATACAGGGATTTACTGAAGCCATATGAAAGCCTCCTGCCAGAAGTTACGCTTAGGCTTGGCGATTGGCTCACCGTTTGTCCAGCGGGCATCGTTGAAAAAGTAAAAGAGTCGACAAGCATAATGGCAGACGGAATGGCGAAATGGGTTGAAAAGAATTTTATAATCAAAACGAAGGAAGATCTCGACGACTATACTTATTATGTCGCAGGACTTGTTGGTGTGATGTTATCCGATATTTGGGAGCAATTTGATGGTACGAAAACGGATCGGGAACTTGCCATCGGTTACGGTCGCGGACTACAAGCTGTAAACATGCTTCGCAACCAGGATGAGGATGCAGATCGCGGTGTGAATTTCATCCCGGATGGTTGGACAAGAAAAGAGTTGTACGAATACGCGGAAGCCAATTTGAAGAAGGCTGATGAATATATCGAGTCCATTTCTAATAAGAACATTTTGTTATTCTGCAAAATCCCACTTGCGCTCGCGAATAGAACAATTAACGCAATGCAAAGCGGACAAGAGAAAATGAACCGCAAAGAAGTTGAATCCACTGTAGAAGCGATTTTGAATGAACAATAA
- a CDS encoding NADPH-dependent FMN reductase yields the protein MTIKVKAIIGSTSSRSVNLKVVEFLREKYVGKLEITPVFINDLTMFSVDLESNPPEVVTEFMDNVRDSDAILFAVPEYNYSIPGVLKNAVDWLSRSNFAIKDKPAFMIGASAGVLGTVRAQMHLKQILSNPMLSPALLPNNDVFIGSIQQKVDETGQLTDQATIDFLDKVVNNFIEFYSKTKAFAELRA from the coding sequence ATGACTATTAAAGTTAAGGCAATTATAGGCAGTACGAGTTCCAGATCAGTGAATTTGAAAGTGGTCGAGTTTTTAAGGGAAAAGTACGTGGGGAAGTTAGAAATCACACCTGTTTTCATCAATGACCTAACAATGTTTTCGGTAGACTTGGAAAGCAATCCTCCAGAGGTCGTTACAGAATTCATGGATAATGTAAGAGATTCGGATGCAATCCTCTTCGCGGTTCCTGAATACAATTACTCGATTCCTGGCGTATTGAAAAATGCCGTAGATTGGCTATCACGAAGCAACTTCGCTATAAAAGATAAGCCTGCATTCATGATCGGCGCTTCAGCAGGTGTGTTAGGAACGGTACGTGCCCAAATGCACTTAAAACAAATTCTTTCCAACCCGATGCTCTCACCTGCACTTTTGCCTAATAATGATGTGTTCATCGGTTCCATTCAACAAAAAGTTGACGAGACAGGGCAATTGACAGACCAAGCGACGATAGATTTCTTGGACAAAGTCGTGAACAACTTTATCGAATTTTACTCAAAGACTAAAGCATTTGCTGAACTTCGAGCTTAA
- a CDS encoding methionine biosynthesis PLP-dependent protein — MLTNHSINTKLVQLGNQSDPRTGAVNPPLHFSTAYKHDGLGLSTGYDYTRTKNPTRTILEEGIANLENGDRGYACSSGMAAIQLSLSIFKPKDELIAPEDIYGGTYRLFKQYANIYGIKTSYTSFQSVEETEKLITENTKALFIETPTNPLMLKIDIEKYAELAKKHGLLLIVDNTFLTPFYQRPLELGADIVIHSATKYIGGHNDVLAGLVVAKGEELCNLLSENHNAIGATLSPFDSWLVVRGLKTLHVRMKQHDANAKELVTYLKDEPLVADVLYAGKGGMISFRLQESEWVGPFLENLRLITFAESLGGVESLITYPTTQTHADIPEEEREKRGVDKRLLRFSVGLEEAQDLIEDLKQALTAASRSAVLSN; from the coding sequence ATGTTGACAAATCATAGCATAAACACGAAATTGGTACAGTTAGGAAATCAAAGCGATCCAAGAACAGGAGCAGTCAATCCCCCGCTCCATTTCTCCACCGCCTACAAACATGACGGCTTAGGGCTTTCCACAGGATACGACTATACAAGAACGAAAAACCCAACACGGACTATCTTGGAAGAAGGAATTGCCAATTTGGAAAATGGTGACCGGGGATACGCATGTAGTTCCGGGATGGCTGCAATACAACTTTCCCTCTCCATCTTCAAACCTAAAGATGAACTGATTGCACCTGAAGACATTTACGGAGGGACCTATCGCCTGTTCAAACAATATGCAAATATATATGGCATTAAGACTTCTTATACTTCATTTCAAAGTGTAGAAGAAACAGAGAAGCTTATTACAGAGAACACAAAAGCACTATTCATCGAAACACCTACAAATCCACTCATGCTAAAAATAGATATCGAGAAATACGCAGAGCTTGCGAAAAAACATGGGTTGCTGTTAATCGTTGACAATACGTTTTTGACACCTTTCTATCAACGCCCACTTGAACTTGGTGCGGATATTGTCATCCATAGCGCAACAAAATATATCGGTGGCCATAATGATGTATTAGCCGGTCTTGTTGTTGCCAAAGGGGAAGAATTATGCAATCTCTTAAGCGAAAACCATAATGCAATTGGTGCCACGTTATCACCTTTCGATTCATGGCTTGTCGTCCGTGGATTGAAGACGTTGCATGTTCGGATGAAGCAACATGACGCAAATGCAAAAGAACTTGTCACTTATCTGAAAGATGAACCGCTTGTTGCGGATGTCCTGTATGCAGGAAAGGGCGGAATGATTTCATTTCGCTTACAGGAAAGTGAATGGGTAGGTCCGTTTCTTGAGAACTTGCGCCTTATTACTTTCGCTGAAAGCCTTGGCGGAGTGGAAAGCCTCATTACCTATCCTACAACACAAACACATGCAGATATTCCGGAAGAGGAAAGGGAAAAACGTGGAGTGGATAAGCGGCTATTACGTTTTTCCGTCGGGTTGGAAGAAGCTCAGGATTTAATTGAAGACTTAAAGCAGGCCCTAACGGCAGCTTCAAGATCTGCTGTTCTTTCCAACTAA
- a CDS encoding multidrug efflux SMR transporter: MAWLYVLLAAVIEVFWVIGLRYSDSPIEWAGTVVAIIISFYAIIKACEKLPSGTVYAVFTGSGAAAIVLVDFLFFNAEFSVSKVFFIAMIIVGVIGIKMTSVEPVSVKEGGE; the protein is encoded by the coding sequence TTGGCTTGGCTTTATGTATTATTGGCAGCGGTCATCGAAGTGTTCTGGGTTATTGGACTTCGGTATTCTGACTCTCCAATAGAGTGGGCAGGAACTGTTGTTGCGATTATCATTAGTTTCTATGCAATTATAAAAGCATGTGAGAAACTGCCGTCAGGCACGGTTTATGCGGTTTTCACAGGTTCTGGCGCTGCGGCAATTGTGTTGGTCGACTTTTTGTTTTTTAATGCGGAGTTTTCCGTTTCGAAGGTTTTTTTCATCGCAATGATTATCGTCGGTGTGATTGGGATAAAGATGACATCCGTTGAGCCGGTCTCTGTGAAAGAGGGGGGCGAATGA
- a CDS encoding multidrug efflux SMR transporter: MAWVYLVIASLGEIFGVMAINLYLHKRSWQRLVMIVATFSIGFFFLSLAMREIPMGTAYAVWTGLGAAGAVLMGILFFKEAAGWKRILFLSLIIGGAVGLKLFG; this comes from the coding sequence ATGGCATGGGTTTATCTTGTCATCGCCAGTTTAGGCGAGATTTTCGGAGTCATGGCTATAAACTTATATTTGCATAAGAGGTCATGGCAACGGTTAGTCATGATTGTTGCTACATTTTCCATTGGATTCTTTTTTCTATCGCTTGCGATGCGCGAAATTCCAATGGGGACTGCGTACGCGGTTTGGACTGGATTAGGTGCTGCGGGGGCTGTTTTGATGGGCATATTGTTCTTCAAGGAGGCGGCTGGATGGAAACGGATTTTATTCTTAAGCTTAATCATCGGTGGGGCAGTCGGATTGAAATTATTTGGATGA